A genomic segment from Mobula birostris isolate sMobBir1 chromosome 31, sMobBir1.hap1, whole genome shotgun sequence encodes:
- the sirt4 gene encoding NAD-dependent protein lipoamidase sirtuin-4, mitochondrial isoform X1, with translation MVQLRFAARRRLLLAEMQFLATAEKCLFLKQIRKNYCSANASNFSFVPSCLPLDTIEFEDLQEFLLRSKKLFVLTGAGVSTESGIPDYRSENVGLYARTGKRPIQHSEFVHSAEGRQRYWAQTYVGWPQFSSRQVNEAHKALSRWETMGKLHWLVTQNVDSLHTKAGNRNLTELHGCSHRVICLGCGEITARSRLQEELTALNPAWIEEAHHVAPDGNVLFAVEQVKHFNVPPCKNCGGVLKPDVTFFGDTVSKEKVNFVYERVAESDAVLVAGSSLQVYSGYRFIIAAYEKKLPVAILNIGETRADKLATLKISARCGEVLPSILPF, from the exons ATGGTTCAGCTTCGGTTCGCAGCTCGTCGGAGGTTGTTGCTGGCGGAG ATGCAGTTTCTGGCCACTGCAGAGAAATGCCTCTTCTTGAAGCAAATCCGCAAGAACTACTGTTCAGCCAATGCCTCTAACTTTTCATTTGTTCCTTCTTGCCTTCCTTTGGACACCATTGAGTTTGAGGATCTCCAGGAATTTCTCTTGCGGTCCAAGAAACTGTTTGTGCTAACTGGAGCAGGAGTGTCAACGGAGTCAGGTATTCCCGATTATCGCTCTGAAAATGTGGGACTTTATGCTCGGACGGGAAAACGCCCCATTCAACACTCTGAATTTGTCCACAGTGCCGAGGGCAGGCAGAGATACTGGGCACAAACTTATGTTGGCTGGCCACAGTTTAGCTCTCGCCAGGTAAATGAAGCACACAAAGCTCTAAGTAGATGGGAGACAATGGGAAAACTGCATTGGCTGGTGACCCAGAATGTGGATTCATTGCATACGAAGGCAGGAAACCGGAACCTGACTGAACTTCATGGCTGTTCGCACAGAGTGATTTGTCTTGGCTGTGGGGAGATAACCGCTAGGAGTCGCCTTCAAGAAGAACTTACAGCTCTGAATCCAGCTTGGATTGAAGAAGCACATCACGTAGCTCCAGATGGAAATGTTTTGTTTGCCGTTGAGCAAGTCAAACACTTCAACGTTCCCCCATGCAAGAATTGTGGTGGAGTCCTGAAACCTGATGTCACCTTTTTTGGAGACACAGTGAGCAAAGAGAAAGTGAATTTTGTCTATGAACGTGTAGCGGAGTCTGATGCGGTTCTAGTCGCTGGGTCTTCACTACAG GTGTACTCAGGATATAGATTCATCATTGCAGCCTATGAGAAGAAGTTGCCAGTTGCAATACTGAATATTGGGGAGACCAGAGCAGATAAACTGGCCACCCTGAAAATCAGTGCTCGATGTGGGGAGGTTCTGCCAAGCATTCTTcccttttaa
- the sirt4 gene encoding NAD-dependent protein lipoamidase sirtuin-4, mitochondrial isoform X2: MQFLATAEKCLFLKQIRKNYCSANASNFSFVPSCLPLDTIEFEDLQEFLLRSKKLFVLTGAGVSTESGIPDYRSENVGLYARTGKRPIQHSEFVHSAEGRQRYWAQTYVGWPQFSSRQVNEAHKALSRWETMGKLHWLVTQNVDSLHTKAGNRNLTELHGCSHRVICLGCGEITARSRLQEELTALNPAWIEEAHHVAPDGNVLFAVEQVKHFNVPPCKNCGGVLKPDVTFFGDTVSKEKVNFVYERVAESDAVLVAGSSLQVYSGYRFIIAAYEKKLPVAILNIGETRADKLATLKISARCGEVLPSILPF, from the exons ATGCAGTTTCTGGCCACTGCAGAGAAATGCCTCTTCTTGAAGCAAATCCGCAAGAACTACTGTTCAGCCAATGCCTCTAACTTTTCATTTGTTCCTTCTTGCCTTCCTTTGGACACCATTGAGTTTGAGGATCTCCAGGAATTTCTCTTGCGGTCCAAGAAACTGTTTGTGCTAACTGGAGCAGGAGTGTCAACGGAGTCAGGTATTCCCGATTATCGCTCTGAAAATGTGGGACTTTATGCTCGGACGGGAAAACGCCCCATTCAACACTCTGAATTTGTCCACAGTGCCGAGGGCAGGCAGAGATACTGGGCACAAACTTATGTTGGCTGGCCACAGTTTAGCTCTCGCCAGGTAAATGAAGCACACAAAGCTCTAAGTAGATGGGAGACAATGGGAAAACTGCATTGGCTGGTGACCCAGAATGTGGATTCATTGCATACGAAGGCAGGAAACCGGAACCTGACTGAACTTCATGGCTGTTCGCACAGAGTGATTTGTCTTGGCTGTGGGGAGATAACCGCTAGGAGTCGCCTTCAAGAAGAACTTACAGCTCTGAATCCAGCTTGGATTGAAGAAGCACATCACGTAGCTCCAGATGGAAATGTTTTGTTTGCCGTTGAGCAAGTCAAACACTTCAACGTTCCCCCATGCAAGAATTGTGGTGGAGTCCTGAAACCTGATGTCACCTTTTTTGGAGACACAGTGAGCAAAGAGAAAGTGAATTTTGTCTATGAACGTGTAGCGGAGTCTGATGCGGTTCTAGTCGCTGGGTCTTCACTACAG GTGTACTCAGGATATAGATTCATCATTGCAGCCTATGAGAAGAAGTTGCCAGTTGCAATACTGAATATTGGGGAGACCAGAGCAGATAAACTGGCCACCCTGAAAATCAGTGCTCGATGTGGGGAGGTTCTGCCAAGCATTCTTcccttttaa